A single region of the Streptomyces sp. NBC_00425 genome encodes:
- a CDS encoding TetR family transcriptional regulator: MSATGLRERKRQQMYKAVSEVAVRLFLERGFDAVSVAEVAAAAEISKPTLFRYFPAKEDLVLHQIADHEREAARVVTAARAEGVAPLAALRRHFLDGLAAEDPVTGLNDHPQVRAFYDLLYGTPSLVARLHGYLERSEAALAEALADDLPTALDARLAAGQIIAVRRILAEDTWRRIAAGERLEDVRGDAVAAAERAFDTLGTGLPQLAGTSHAE; the protein is encoded by the coding sequence ATGAGTGCGACCGGGCTGCGTGAGCGCAAGAGGCAGCAGATGTACAAGGCCGTGTCGGAGGTCGCCGTCCGGCTCTTCCTCGAGCGCGGTTTCGACGCGGTGTCCGTCGCCGAGGTGGCCGCCGCGGCCGAGATCTCCAAGCCGACCCTGTTCCGGTACTTCCCGGCCAAGGAGGATCTGGTCCTGCACCAGATCGCCGATCACGAGCGGGAGGCGGCACGCGTGGTCACCGCGGCTCGCGCCGAGGGGGTCGCGCCGCTGGCCGCGCTGCGGCGGCACTTCCTCGACGGGCTGGCCGCCGAGGACCCCGTCACCGGCCTCAACGACCACCCCCAGGTGCGGGCCTTCTACGACCTCCTCTACGGCACCCCCTCCCTGGTGGCCCGGCTGCACGGCTATCTGGAGCGTTCGGAGGCCGCCCTCGCCGAGGCCCTCGCGGACGACCTGCCCACCGCCCTCGACGCCCGGCTGGCGGCCGGCCAGATCATCGCCGTCCGGCGGATCCTCGCCGAGGACACCTGGCGACGGATCGCGGCGGGCGAGCGGCTGGAGGACGTGCGGGGGGACGCGGTGGCCGCGGCCGAGCGGGCCTTCGACACGTTGGGAACGGGGCTGCCGCAGCTCGCCGGGACATCCCATGCCGAGTAG